A single window of Pontibacillus chungwhensis DNA harbors:
- a CDS encoding SDR family NAD(P)-dependent oxidoreductase — MEYYFKKDTVVITGASNGIGKSLAHAYAKEDANVIVLDNDKGNGEKLVNEICDEEGSASYYFCDVRDESSIRSSFASILEDGHRPTILINNAGVSRFTNFFEMSVSEWDDVQATNLRSVFIVSQVIATYWRDQGIHGRIVNMASTRGTMAEPHTEAYGASKGGILALTYTMAMSLSDYQIRVNAISPGWIQTTHYDELRDIDHNQHPSKRVGHPDDIVKACFYLTDKENSFVMGENLVVDGGMTRKMIYEH, encoded by the coding sequence GTGGAGTATTATTTCAAAAAAGACACAGTGGTTATTACTGGAGCTAGTAATGGTATAGGAAAGTCTTTAGCTCATGCATATGCGAAAGAAGATGCAAATGTGATTGTACTAGATAATGATAAAGGAAATGGCGAGAAACTTGTTAATGAAATTTGCGATGAAGAAGGAAGCGCTTCTTATTATTTTTGCGACGTACGAGACGAATCTTCTATTCGCTCAAGCTTTGCCTCCATATTAGAAGACGGGCACCGTCCTACCATCTTAATCAACAATGCCGGAGTAAGCCGTTTTACAAATTTCTTCGAGATGTCAGTATCTGAATGGGATGACGTCCAGGCTACCAATTTACGCAGTGTCTTTATCGTTTCTCAAGTCATAGCGACCTATTGGAGAGATCAGGGGATACATGGAAGAATCGTAAACATGGCCTCTACTAGGGGAACAATGGCAGAACCTCATACAGAAGCGTATGGAGCTTCAAAGGGAGGCATATTAGCTTTAACATATACAATGGCCATGTCTTTAAGTGATTATCAAATTCGAGTAAATGCCATTAGTCCTGGGTGGATTCAAACGACCCATTATGATGAGCTTCGCGACATTGATCATAATCAGCACCCATCTAAGCGGGTAGGGCATCCTGATGATATCGTCAAAGCTTGCTTCTACTTAACAGATAAAGAGAATTCATTTGTAATGGGAGAAAATTTAGTCGTAGATGGTGGAATGACTAGAAAAATGATTTACGAGCATTAA
- a CDS encoding HD domain-containing protein, producing MRKVTLVDLFKHHITRKYLRRSGVHHAVTAAHYAYELALERGVDVDQASKAALLHDIGHYEWYNNDGEWDYDDYRQNDIHAIKGAERAHKLLIRLGENRVAAKQISVAILLHTDSYLPFELDGKQTPLQEVVTLADNKDEQPKGMHHYKQMEISEAIRQLHQLDLKVDRVLANDQYPEEQSG from the coding sequence ATGAGAAAAGTAACATTAGTCGATTTATTTAAACACCATATCACTCGGAAATACCTTCGGCGTTCAGGTGTCCATCATGCTGTAACCGCAGCTCATTATGCTTACGAACTGGCGCTAGAAAGAGGAGTGGACGTTGATCAAGCATCGAAAGCTGCGCTTCTTCATGATATTGGACATTATGAATGGTATAACAATGATGGAGAATGGGATTACGACGATTATCGTCAAAATGATATTCATGCTATAAAAGGCGCTGAGCGGGCTCATAAACTTTTAATAAGATTGGGAGAAAACCGTGTCGCCGCAAAGCAAATATCTGTAGCCATTTTGCTCCATACGGACTCCTATTTACCGTTTGAATTAGATGGCAAACAGACTCCTTTACAAGAAGTGGTCACACTGGCTGATAATAAAGACGAGCAACCAAAAGGGATGCATCATTATAAACAGATGGAGATCAGTGAGGCTATCAGGCAGCTCCATCAATTGGATCTAAAGGTTGATCGTGTGCTGGCAAACGACCAGTACCCTGAAGAACAATCAGGGTAA
- a CDS encoding YwpF-like family protein, whose amino-acid sequence MKTFKLIKLNILKESGEDIQKRSIPLIDGLIINREDDQNRWIIEAYLDKQYFEEFEHYQQNEEEMVLEAKITKSTNHPAVFLVKVLDVNEIGEHFNVLFMGTIVDHKKDQVEHMLRRLIEEGYQGEELLNEFKNRVEQAEAENSV is encoded by the coding sequence TTGAAAACTTTTAAACTGATAAAATTAAATATCCTCAAGGAAAGTGGAGAGGATATCCAAAAAAGGTCGATCCCTCTTATTGATGGTTTGATAATAAATCGAGAAGATGATCAGAACCGTTGGATTATAGAAGCGTATTTGGACAAGCAGTATTTTGAAGAGTTCGAACATTACCAACAAAACGAAGAAGAAATGGTATTAGAAGCTAAAATTACGAAAAGTACAAATCACCCTGCTGTTTTCTTAGTTAAAGTTCTTGATGTAAATGAAATTGGGGAGCACTTTAACGTACTATTTATGGGCACCATTGTTGATCATAAGAAAGATCAAGTAGAGCATATGCTCCGACGGTTGATAGAAGAAGGCTACCAGGGAGAAGAACTGCTGAATGAATTTAAAAATAGAGTAGAACAGGCTGAGGCTGAAAACTCTGTATAA
- a CDS encoding TrkH family potassium uptake protein has product MWIRHHSLRWLNNLSPVQIIVLFYGFAVLTACILLGLPVAHQDGVTIPFIDLVFTAVSAVSVTGLSVVDISETFSVTGVFLLAFVLQFGGIGIMTLGTMIWILLGKKIGLKERRLIMTDHNQTTFQGMVRLIKQILYLIFIIEFLGFIILGVYFMQYFPTWYEAFYQGLFASISATTNAGFDITGQSLIPYKDDYFVQFIHMGLIVLGAIGFPVLIEVREHLFASSEERKFMRFSLFTKLTTFTFLALIIVGTLVIILLEMNYFFADKSWHEILFYALFQSVTTRSAGLSTMDVNMFTEQTHIFMSVLMIIGASPSSVGGGMRTTSFALVIIFLLTYARGQHRIRIFRREVHDDDLIKAVVVTMFAAMSVFTAVIILTIAEDFSLTQIFFEVSSAFGTTGLSLGITPYLTTVSKVVLMALMFIGRIGILSFLFTFKNEEKKGNYHYPTERIIIG; this is encoded by the coding sequence ATGTGGATCAGGCATCACAGCTTACGTTGGCTCAACAACTTATCTCCCGTTCAAATCATTGTTTTATTTTACGGATTTGCTGTCTTAACGGCATGTATATTGTTAGGACTTCCTGTCGCCCATCAAGACGGAGTTACAATTCCGTTTATTGATCTTGTTTTTACGGCCGTTAGCGCTGTTTCAGTGACAGGGCTCAGTGTGGTAGATATCTCCGAGACATTTAGTGTAACAGGCGTATTTCTACTCGCTTTTGTTTTGCAGTTTGGTGGTATCGGAATTATGACGCTGGGAACGATGATTTGGATTTTACTAGGTAAAAAGATTGGTCTTAAAGAGCGAAGGCTAATCATGACAGACCATAATCAAACGACGTTCCAAGGTATGGTGCGTTTAATTAAGCAGATTTTATATTTAATTTTTATTATAGAATTTTTAGGATTTATTATCTTAGGCGTTTACTTTATGCAGTATTTTCCTACCTGGTACGAAGCATTCTATCAAGGTCTCTTCGCTTCTATAAGTGCCACGACGAATGCAGGTTTTGATATAACAGGGCAATCTCTTATCCCTTATAAGGATGATTATTTCGTTCAGTTCATCCACATGGGATTAATTGTTCTAGGTGCCATCGGTTTTCCTGTTCTGATTGAAGTAAGAGAGCATCTTTTTGCTTCTAGTGAGGAAAGGAAATTCATGAGATTTTCGCTATTTACAAAGCTAACTACATTTACATTTCTTGCCTTAATTATCGTAGGGACGTTAGTCATTATATTACTTGAAATGAACTACTTCTTTGCTGATAAATCATGGCACGAGATTTTATTCTATGCATTGTTCCAATCCGTTACAACGCGGAGTGCTGGTCTGTCGACAATGGATGTCAATATGTTTACAGAGCAAACGCATATTTTTATGTCCGTACTTATGATTATAGGGGCTTCCCCGAGTAGTGTAGGGGGCGGTATGCGAACAACTTCATTTGCGCTCGTTATTATATTCCTGCTGACATATGCCCGGGGGCAACACCGGATTCGTATTTTTAGAAGAGAAGTTCATGATGACGATTTAATAAAAGCAGTAGTTGTAACGATGTTTGCAGCCATGTCTGTTTTTACCGCCGTCATTATATTAACAATTGCAGAAGATTTCAGTTTAACGCAAATCTTTTTTGAAGTGAGTTCAGCTTTTGGAACAACGGGATTGTCATTAGGAATTACACCTTATTTAACAACCGTTAGTAAAGTAGTCTTAATGGCGCTAATGTTTATAGGAAGAATTGGAATTCTCTCGTTCCTATTTACCTTTAAAAATGAAGAGAAAAAAGGAAACTATCACTATCCTACAGAGCGAATTATTATTGGATAG
- a CDS encoding sensor domain-containing protein translates to MSNPSSQSTLPVHLELLDHFQEALLFVDEDGEIVEGNQAAKDLLDLPGGHLSIFSYLDFEHLKEQEGVYVSTEVCDGSARQLQAKMIGVKENNRKLYCIMFHSSSFYEPISDLKKQLGQLMDSSLEGIVLHDKGMIVECDDTFATILGYESEELLQKSVFDIVDPNHYKFLRETINTIPKEPYEITAISKGGSRIHLEVMAHPYPYHNKLLRGAVIRDITERVENEKRIEFMAYYDELTDLPNRTYFLQELMSVIDQAYESGEMFAVYFMDIDYFKQINDTMGYVFGDKLLQSCALRLKGLQNEQTFLARMGGDEFLILQRHVTSKDKAEILAQDIINQFQDPIQIDDFELFTSVSIGISLYPEDGRDANELIKHADSAMNVIKEHYRNDYKMFESSISKDFKTILTMETELRKALKEGQFELHYQPQKNIVTGSIVGVEALLRWNHPKEGFISPGTFIPLAEKTGLILEIGEWVMYEACRQNKQWQDEGYNPIIVGVNLSAKQFHQNDLVDRVASILEKTGLDPSYLELEITESMAMSNEEDIIQTLEGLRDLGVYVSIDDFGTGYSSLKYLSRFPVNKLKIDKVFIQNRKQNEAIVKSIIHMSHSLDMKVIAEGVETEEQLTFLKNESCDEMQGFFYSKPLPPAHLNTMFQKLTV, encoded by the coding sequence ATGTCAAACCCATCAAGTCAGTCAACCCTTCCCGTTCACTTGGAGCTCCTGGATCATTTCCAGGAGGCGCTCCTTTTTGTGGATGAGGATGGCGAGATCGTAGAGGGGAATCAAGCAGCTAAAGATCTCCTGGATCTTCCGGGCGGGCACCTATCGATCTTTTCCTATTTAGATTTTGAGCACTTAAAAGAGCAAGAAGGTGTTTATGTATCGACAGAGGTATGTGACGGATCAGCACGCCAGTTGCAAGCGAAAATGATTGGTGTAAAGGAGAATAACCGAAAGCTTTATTGTATAATGTTTCATTCTTCCTCTTTTTATGAACCCATTAGTGATTTAAAGAAACAGTTGGGCCAATTAATGGATTCGAGTCTTGAAGGAATCGTTCTACATGATAAAGGAATGATTGTGGAATGTGATGATACATTTGCAACTATTTTAGGTTATGAAAGTGAAGAACTGCTGCAAAAGAGTGTATTTGACATCGTAGACCCTAACCATTATAAGTTTCTGAGAGAGACGATTAACACCATTCCAAAAGAACCTTATGAGATAACAGCAATCTCAAAAGGAGGAAGCCGCATTCACTTAGAAGTCATGGCTCACCCTTATCCATATCATAATAAACTCTTACGCGGTGCTGTTATTCGTGATATTACAGAGCGAGTAGAAAATGAAAAGCGGATTGAGTTTATGGCTTATTATGATGAATTAACCGACTTACCGAATCGTACATATTTTTTGCAAGAACTAATGAGTGTGATTGACCAGGCTTATGAATCTGGGGAAATGTTCGCGGTTTACTTTATGGATATTGATTACTTTAAGCAAATTAATGACACAATGGGGTACGTTTTTGGAGATAAGTTGCTTCAGTCTTGTGCCCTTCGGTTAAAAGGTTTGCAGAATGAACAAACCTTTCTCGCTCGTATGGGCGGGGATGAATTCTTAATTCTTCAACGTCATGTGACCTCAAAAGATAAAGCAGAAATACTTGCTCAAGACATCATTAATCAATTCCAAGATCCTATTCAAATCGATGATTTTGAGTTATTTACGTCTGTAAGTATTGGAATTAGCTTGTATCCTGAAGACGGAAGGGATGCAAACGAGTTAATTAAACATGCCGATTCCGCTATGAATGTTATTAAAGAGCACTACAGAAATGATTATAAAATGTTTGAATCTTCTATTTCTAAAGATTTTAAGACGATCTTAACAATGGAAACAGAGTTACGGAAGGCATTGAAAGAGGGCCAATTTGAGTTACACTACCAACCTCAGAAGAACATTGTAACGGGGAGTATAGTTGGGGTGGAAGCGTTGCTGCGCTGGAATCATCCTAAGGAAGGGTTTATCTCACCAGGTACGTTTATCCCCCTGGCTGAAAAGACGGGATTAATACTAGAAATTGGTGAATGGGTCATGTATGAGGCTTGTCGTCAGAACAAACAATGGCAAGATGAAGGGTACAATCCAATCATAGTCGGGGTGAACTTATCAGCTAAACAATTTCATCAAAATGATCTTGTGGACCGGGTGGCGTCTATTCTTGAGAAAACAGGGCTAGATCCATCGTATCTGGAATTAGAAATTACCGAGAGTATGGCGATGAGTAATGAAGAGGATATTATACAAACGCTCGAAGGTCTGAGGGACTTAGGTGTTTATGTTTCCATTGATGACTTTGGTACTGGCTATTCTTCTTTAAAGTATCTGAGCCGATTCCCTGTAAATAAATTGAAGATTGATAAGGTATTTATACAAAATCGTAAACAAAACGAGGCGATTGTAAAATCGATTATTCATATGTCTCATTCATTGGATATGAAAGTCATTGCCGAGGGTGTGGAAACAGAAGAGCAGCTGACTTTCCTGAAGAATGAGAGCTGTGATGAAATGCAAGGTTTCTTCTATAGCAAACCTCTACCTCCGGCACATCTTAATACCATGTTTCAAAAACTAACCGTTTAA
- a CDS encoding YjcZ family sporulation protein — protein MYCCGYGQGGYGYGGGFALIVVLFILLIIVGAAFYC, from the coding sequence ATGTATTGTTGCGGATATGGCCAGGGTGGCTACGGCTACGGAGGCGGCTTTGCGCTGATCGTTGTACTTTTCATCCTTCTAATCATCGTTGGTGCAGCGTTTTACTGCTAG